One window from the genome of Cricetulus griseus strain 17A/GY chromosome 2, alternate assembly CriGri-PICRH-1.0, whole genome shotgun sequence encodes:
- the Ly6e gene encoding lymphocyte antigen 6E, translated as MSATFNMRVFLPVLLAALLGVEQAHSLICFSCTDQKSNMKCLWPTVCPSSDNYCVTVSAAAGFGNVNLGYTLNKGCSEICPRENINVNLGVASINSYCCQHSFCNISTAGLGLRASIPLLGLGLLLSLLALLQLDP; from the exons ATGTCTGCCACTTTCAACATGAGGGTCTTCTTGCCTGTACTGCTGGCAGCCCTTTTGGGTGTGGAGCAAG CCCATTCCCTGATATGCTTCTCCTGCACCGATCAGAAGAGCAATATGAAATGCCTGTGGCCAACCGTATGCCCAAGCTCAGACAATTACTGTGTTACAGTATCTGCTGCTGCTGGCTTTG GAAATGTCAACCTTGGCTACACCCTGAATAAGGGCTGTTCCGAAATCTGCCCTCGTGAGAACATCAATGTCAACTTAGGTGTGGCATCCATCAATAGCTACTGCTGCCAACATTCCTTCTGCAATATCAGCACAGCTGGCCTCGGACTTCGTGCTAGCATCCCACTCCTGGGCCTTGGACTCCTGCTCAGCTTGCTGGCTCTGCTGCAACTGGACCCCTGA